A genomic region of Palaemon carinicauda isolate YSFRI2023 chromosome 22, ASM3689809v2, whole genome shotgun sequence contains the following coding sequences:
- the LOC137616277 gene encoding uncharacterized protein gives MIHKSGERRVFEALCLEPERRGFSYDPVLLVDVDRAFDFDEAIIRLTTKCNSIVTQLRTLGHHVEEFSVMSSKVGPSTVTSPVSSKIKEAEYISSPESRNLKLMEDKWRIMKRKNYSGMVAVARISRSSIPRNGSGGKYSVRTFAQALMSHIQAYFMFQSYNPDFVPWMSGGPYDVEDAEEYLVYLVYRIHHPGPVRSSKKRHLSEVDKLELHWGMFTPATRRRRRYTSGESSMSSSSIGSSASSTPSGGPTFVTAPLTRSTSRVPVPDHVWDHFSPPSAPKAPSTGSTSSRPSTPSQPRTPTRQSRRSKTPDSDSTLLRKKPVSLRRRASFSEGSGLPSKRVINLRPRRKFSNKRMSSDD, from the exons ATGATTCACAAGTCAGGTGAGAGAAGAGTTTTTGAAGCTCTCTGTCTGGAGCCCGAGAGAAGGGGTTTTAGTTATGACCCTGTTCTACTGGTTGATGTAGACCGTGCCTTTGATTTTGATGAGGCAATCATCCGATTGACCACAAAATGCAACTCCATTGTAACACAGTTGCGTACCCTTGGCCATCATGTGGAAGAGTTTTCAGTCATGTCCTCAAAAGTCGGGCCATCTACTGTGACTTCTCCTGTTTCAAGTAAAATTAAAGAAGCAGAATATATAAGCTCCCCAGAAAGTAGAAACTTGAAGTTGATGGAAGACAAATGGCGCATAATGAAGCGCAAAAATTACTCTGGCATGGTAGCAGTTGCAAGAATATCTAGATCATCCATCCCTAGAAATGGATCTGGAGGAAAGTACTCTGTTCGAACTTTTGCACAGGCCCTCATGAGTCACATACAAGCATACTTCATGTTCCAAAGCTACAATCCAGATTTTGTTCCATGGATGTCAGGAGGGCCCTATGATGTGGAAGATGCCGAGGAGTACCTGGTGTATTTGGTTTACAGGATACACCATCCAGGACCTGTACGTAGCTCCAAGAAGAGACATCTTTCGGAAGTGGATAAATTGGAATTGCACTG GGGAATGTTTACTCCCGCGACTAGAAGACGAAGACGTTATACTTCAGGTGAGAGTAGCATGAGCAGCAGCAGTATTGGTAGTAGTGCCAGCAGTACGCCTAGTGGAGGCCCTACATTTGTTACTGCTCCTTTGACTCGATCAACATCTAGGGTCCCTGTTCCAG aCCATGTATGGGATCACTTCTCACCACCATCTGCACCCAAGGCTCCATCTACTGGATCCACATCATCAAGACCTTCAACTCCATCTCAACCCAGAACACCCACAAGACAGTCACGCAGGTCAAAGACTCCAGATAGTGACAGTACCTTACTTAGAAAAAAACCTGTCTCATTGAGGAGAAGAGCTTCATTTTCTGAAGG GTCTGGTTTACCTTCTAAAAGAGTGATTAACTTACGGCCTCGTCGAAAGTTCTCCAACAAACGTATGTCATCAGATGACTGA